A single Methylomonas sp. AM2-LC DNA region contains:
- the dapE gene encoding succinyl-diaminopimelate desuccinylase, with amino-acid sequence MSESLKLLETLIRLPSVTPDDAGCQHLLTTRLHKLGFNAEQMDFADTQNIWLRRGQQSPLFVFLGHTDVVPSGPITDWESPPFEPQIRNGKLYGRGAADMKGSIAAFITAVERFITEHPQHKGSIAIMLTSDEEGIASNGIVKVIDVLTQRQEKIDWCLVGEPSSKTVLGDVIRVGRRGSLCAKLTVFGIQGHVAYPELAENPIHRFAPALKALTDEIWDYGNAFFPPTRLQVSNIAAGTGAENIIPGQLEVQFNLRFSTELNESTIKSRTEAILNHYGFKYDLQWRLSGQPFLTTQGELLEATHAAIKTICGVDTVNDTGGGTSDGRFIAPTGTQVIELGPINASIHKIDENIALADLETLSDIYEQILRNLLIA; translated from the coding sequence ATGAGTGAAAGTCTAAAACTATTAGAAACACTGATACGCCTGCCCTCCGTAACACCTGATGATGCCGGTTGCCAGCATTTACTCACCACACGATTGCATAAGCTAGGTTTTAATGCAGAACAGATGGACTTTGCCGACACTCAAAATATATGGTTACGCCGAGGCCAACAATCGCCGCTTTTTGTTTTTCTTGGTCATACGGATGTTGTCCCAAGCGGTCCAATAACCGACTGGGAATCACCGCCGTTTGAACCACAAATACGTAACGGCAAGCTTTACGGGCGTGGCGCTGCTGATATGAAAGGCAGTATAGCCGCTTTTATTACGGCAGTTGAACGCTTTATTACTGAACACCCCCAACACAAAGGTTCGATCGCTATTATGTTGACCAGCGACGAAGAAGGTATTGCAAGTAACGGCATAGTAAAAGTCATAGACGTTTTGACGCAACGCCAAGAAAAAATAGACTGGTGCCTGGTAGGAGAACCTTCAAGCAAAACTGTTTTAGGTGATGTTATACGTGTCGGCAGACGTGGCTCATTATGTGCAAAACTAACAGTATTTGGCATACAAGGACATGTTGCCTATCCCGAACTAGCGGAAAATCCTATTCACCGCTTTGCTCCTGCCTTAAAAGCACTGACAGATGAAATATGGGATTATGGAAATGCTTTCTTTCCACCCACACGTTTACAGGTATCTAACATTGCTGCAGGTACAGGCGCAGAAAACATTATTCCGGGACAACTTGAAGTGCAGTTTAATTTGCGCTTTAGTACCGAATTGAATGAATCTACTATTAAATCCAGAACCGAAGCTATTCTCAATCATTATGGGTTTAAATATGATTTGCAATGGCGCTTATCCGGCCAGCCTTTTCTGACCACACAGGGCGAATTATTGGAGGCTACGCATGCAGCCATTAAAACAATTTGTGGTGTGGACACCGTAAACGACACTGGAGGCGGTACTTCTGACGGCCGCTTTATTGCGCCAACAGGTACTCAAGTCATTGAACTTGGCCCTATTAATGCTAGTATTCACAAGATAGATGAAAATATAGCACTGGCCGATTTAGAGACATTAAGTGATATCTACGAACAGATCTTGCGTAATTTATTAATCGCTTAA